Part of the Periophthalmus magnuspinnatus isolate fPerMag1 chromosome 23, fPerMag1.2.pri, whole genome shotgun sequence genome, GacctgtgtgtgcagtgtgccaGGGTGATCTGGTGGTACAGCTGGAGGAAGGTGGCAGCAGTCACAGTAGGATGCTGGGGCTGCAGTTTGCCCATGATGATGGCCTCCATGCGGCTGAGGTCAGACAAGGTGAAGCCCGACTGGCTGATGCGGATAAGCTCCTCCCCTGGGGTCACGTCACACTGCTGCTCGCATGCTTTGGCTGCCAAGTGCAGACAACCCAGGCCCACACATGACAGGTGCTTGGGTCGGACCTGCCATAACAAAAAAAGGCACAGATCAATAATCCGTCACATTCATTGTGTGtgcccaaaaataaaaatggtatcATTTGGGAATAATGTCTACATAAAAATACTGGAGACTTAACTTGATCAAGTTTGGATTAATTCAACCTAATTACACAAGCACTAAATAAGTGTAGCCTCCCTCAGTAACATGCAGAACAGTGCCTTACCCGGATCATGGCCAGGAATCTGTCCAGCAGGTTCACAGCCAGGACAAATGTCTGCGTGCTGTAACCGAAGAAGCGGGTCAGACTCAGCAGGTCTTTCACTCTGCTGTCCCTGCTTTTGGCTGAGACCCCTGTGCTGTCCTAAAGAGGAGGGGGCATTACATAAGGCGTCAGGAATACCACAGCAAAACAGACAGAACTGACTCCAAAGGGACCAACAAACAAGGTGGTTTTTAAATGCTTAGGTCATGAATTATTGATTTGACATTTTGTCAGTGgtgaaaattaaatcaaatatctCTGtacttctgtgttttttttgtcagtagTTACAATAGCTACCCAACTTAAGGAGACTTCAGAATGCTCTATCCTACATAGTTgcacagtataaaaacatggaGTCCCTGTAATCCTACTGAATTAGAGACAAACTATCTTAAATGAAGATCACGATTATCATGTAATGAATGAGCCAATGCACATTGTAACTAATTTGAATTTAAAGTATCATGTTGTAGTACAAGCAATAGTAGTTAGCaacagtagctgtagtagtggGGGTGGCAGTATCGGCGGTTGTAGCAGCAGCATTGGTAGTAGTCATCACAATACATCTGAATATATTGTGCCAAATGGTTCAGCTGTTGTGTGACCTCACCTGAGTGGCCTCAATGAGATTAAGACCCGCTTCTTTGGGCAGGTAGAGCTCTTCCTGGTCATAGGTGGCCTTGAGCTCCTTCAGTAGCCTGACCGGGTCCATGTCTACAGAGAATGGCACAGGGTCAAGAGTGTGCTAGTGGACAAGTGTGTAGCCCAGAGAAAAGAGTTGGTGTGCAAGTGAACAAGTGTGCAGAGAAGGGAACAAGGTTAGGATTGTGCTAGTGGCCACTGCACAGTCTAGGCTGGATCAGGTTGACTAGGACCATCCAGTCCTGCCTGCTAGGGTGTGATGCTGACCTATCCTAAGTTAggttgttgtaaaaaaaaatgtctcatGATGACAAACTAAGCAAAAAACACAGTAGATATAAACAAGCAAGATCCTAATAGGCTCACGGACGCAGTCATCAGAAATGGGAGCTGCCCCGTAGCCCGTAGCCCACTTCTGCTCCTCCGTTTGGGTCTGAGTATCAACTGGCTTCCATATCAGCTTTCACCAATCCCCTCACTACACTACTGCCTTACTCGCAAATTTGGTTTTATTATCACCCACCAAATCGATAAAACACACGTTCGCGTGCCCAGTTTTTGTCACGGTTTAAATCCTATGCTCAAGATGGGGGAGGGGACACACAATCAAATTAACCATGTTGAATAAAATATCAACTGCCAAAATCGGACTGGAAACACACTCGATGTTTGTGCAGTCATCAGCACGTCCATTTAGATGTTTTAATGCGTGTTTACGCTTGGATTTGATTATATTGTAATGCCACGGACATCTCTAAAACCACTaacatgtctgtatatttaTCAAATCCAACGTTTGGATTTGTTACCCAGAATGGGATTTGGATATTCAAGGAAAAAGCAAAACTAGATAATTACAATGCTGGTTAGAAAGCTTTTGAAAAACACTGTCATTTCCAGAATACGAACGGTTGAGGCTAAATCATACGAATGCATAACGTTAAAAGACCGAAAACGAAGGATTATTTGCTCTGACCAAGCAGAGCTCGGTGGATAAGGAACTATTAATAACAACAATGCTACTCGTTCACCCGGTTTAAAACACTTGCTTATAATCGATCAAAGTAAATCGAAAGGTactttgttttaatgtaaaaagcCCAGAAGTTCAGATCACGTCTTACCGTGTTTGCTGCGTATTAAATGTACATAACTGTCGCCTCCTTCAGCTGTTTCTTTTCCCTTTTGTTGACATCACGCTCCTCACGTCCTGACGTCCTGACGTAGCACGTAAAGgggaaacagccaatcagagagcgaCAATCTAAGCCGGTCCCGCTCCCGCCCATCGTCGCACAAAAATACAGATTGACACGTATTTTAGGTTTAAGACCGAGTAGCTATTCAGTTATCGATTAATACGACGCACTAAGGATGTAAAAAGTATGTGGTTATAGTTAAGCGGCGTCACAGTTTCACAAAACCCGAATAGAAGGTTAAAATAATAGTGTCTCGAAAAACCCGTCCGGGAGACAGCggtcagccaatcagaagatAGGGACTCTCGTTCTTCAAATAGTCCGCCCAAAATGAGAGCTTCTGATTGGTCTATGCTTATAAGCTTTTTTAGACAAGAAAACACTGCCACAATGGGATACGTTCTACAGAGAAATCAAAACTTATACCAAAATAAACCCCAAGTGTAAGAACACGCCACTGCAGCTTGTATAGTCAGCTCCTGTAGGTCTAAAATTAATGCATAGCAAAACATAAACAGGGCTAACCAGTGGTGGGtagcttactcaaacatgttctCAACTGAGAGTACCCTTACTTCAAAGTTAAAGTTACTCACGTAAAATACAAAGCAACGGTCCAACAAACTACTTAAAAagttatatatgtatattttttaagtatttggggatactactactcaagtaaacgtcattataaaattaaattaaagccgcaagcttTAAGGCAAGAGGcctgttttattttgccattgggctgcacttgtcaacaaacaaagtcaaaagacattggaagcgctgatgcatataatgcaaaaacatggctatttccaggcatcgccatggcaacaccgtgcaaaatacaaacctGGCCCCCAGACATTTTTGACAGGGACaacctgaagagtcactgtgccaaatttcacattcctcaatgaagcgaataagtcgttataagacgttgaaatgtacaaaaatttggaaattttcccaattaggataacatgggctctttcgcgcatcgccatggcaacccagtgaaaaatatgacatgggtctcattgacttttttgtcagaatgacatgaagagtcatggtgccaaatttcacattattccatgaaactaatattgttcCCATGAATAGGAacaattgggaggtttcccattaggataacattggcagtttggcgcatcgccatggcaacacggtgcaaagacgacataggtctgattgactttattgattgggatgacccaatggaattttgtttcgtaacatttgagaaaactaaattttcagccttccatacaaatttatttgttattctgtaggaggcgctgtcgcgccaaatgtatttctttcacaaacagtagAATAAGGCAGGAAAGTTTTGAATTGAgtttgaatttgagccaaatcggactttgtatACGCAAACGGAAGCAAATTTTGAAAATTGCCAAAATTCCAATGGAATTTGTGGCGCACACAAACCGTGATAGGTAACCGTGGAAAATTAATTTCCACTGGCACGGTTGGCTTGGGGCCATCTTGGCATGGAACAGttgggagggggggggggcaccACCAGCCTGGGAGGGTTTCAATCACAAATGGTAGAGGCCACTTTTGGGCGTGACACAGGTCTAGCAAGATACACCCAAAGGCATGATGTAGACCTGCTGTAAAAGGCACTAGCATGCTGTGGATCCTCCAATGactgtgggggggggggggggggggggggcgtgacTAGCacctagtatcaaaactagacactaatttgagcaagtatcaataataaaaaagttacattcacaggacagaaataaatctttcctgaataactttagaatgatcttgagctgcatcataacaagaccacatagacaagtatacacccatggaccacaatGGAACCTGTATAACAcagcatggtaatataaaaagtagtagaaaatcacattctactgtacacttaaagattgtttttttaaattatcatcatggtatagtcatcagtattgagtattgagtctattccttactatcaaaattgagttttaaattttagtatcgtgacaacatttATTCTGAGAGCGTTTGGTATTACTATGGTTTGACTGTATTTTGGTGAGGTGTTAGGCGAGTGTGGTGGGAGAGTCACTGTCTCTTTAGTCAGGTGATACTGATCATTACTACAGTATCCCTGCATACTGCATTTCTATTCAAGCCCAAACTACACCCAACAAAACAATAGATATGAACAGGTATGAAGATATCTCAAGGTGAGACACAAATTTCAGGAAATGAGACAGAAGATGGTGGCAAGAATAATAATGAGACGAGGTTTGATGGATAATATTCTGTTCAATATATTTCTCTTTTCCAATATAAGCAGCAACTGTAccaaatgattatgcaaaatggaaacaaaaaatCCTCCATCGGGATAAGACATCTTGTGGCATTTTGAACAAGCCACAGGGTGCTCTGCTGCATGTTCTCAttgttcacaaagacacagagtcATGTGATTAGAGACAGGGCCCCTGGTTATAATCTTTTAAAGAACTTGCCCCAAATAAAAtactccatccatcttcttccacttatccagaaTCAGGtcggggcagcagtttaagcagggactcccagggttccctcaccccagacacgtcctccagctcctccggtgggaccacaaggtgttcccaggccagccgagagacatattccctccagtgtgtcctgggtcttacCCAGGGCCTCCTtacggtgggacatgcccggaacgtccagggggcatctggaacagatgcccgagccacctcagctggctcctctcaaagtGCAGCAGCTGCAGTTCTatcgagctcctcccatgtggccgagctcctcaccctatctctaagggagcgccctgCCACCctctggaggaaacccatttcggctgcttgtatccatgatcttgtcctttttgtcattactcaaagctcaCGACCATAGgcgagggtaggaacgtagattgactgatAAATCGATGGCTtcgcctttcaactcagctccttcttcaccacaacagaccgatacagggaccgcatcactgcagacgctgcaccgatccacctgtcagtctcaCGTTccgtccttccctcactcatgaacaaaaccccgagatacttgaactcctcctcttgaggcagagactcctcacccacccgaagagggcaaaccacctttttccggtcgagaactaTGGCCTCGGACAGTTCCTGATTCTCATTCCAGCTGCTTCATACTTGGCTGCAAGCcgtcccagtgcctgctgcaggtcttgtctcgatgaagccatcaggacaacatcatctgcaaacagcagagatcctgtggttcccgaaccgaACAAAGAAGATACTAAATAACTAAACTAATCATCTGCATCATACAAAGCCCCAGTGGTCTAGCAGACAAAGTACAACAGCCAGCTGCCTTTCACCTCATACAAAACAACCAGgtgcatttttatttgctcactttttcaataatttaaatcacttaatatgatttttattatcatagtaaataaaaagcaaattaTTATTCCCACAGTGCATCTGAACCCTGACTACTCGAAACTCGAGTTCAGGTTTGTCAGGATGTAAGCACTAAGAGGTGCTCACTGTGTCCAAAGCCCTGGCACAGTGGCGATACCCTGTATTCCCCGGAGCAGGGATAGAGCAGTACaagactttttaaaacaaatggaTTTTGATATTATCTTCCTgaatataaacaatacaaattttTAATAAATGCCAGTTATAATTAACACATCAAATGTCTTCTTTCTAAGTCTGAAggccaaaccacatgcttttactgactgactggctgtagacctctcctcctctccactcaaGCAACCCAAGCTCATCATTGAGGATTAGAATTGACTGAATCTCTTTATAGTTAAAGACTTTTTGTCAATAGAACCCTCCCCTGTTGTCTATCTTTACATGTCTTTCATTTTGTGTATATTTCTTTACCGTTTCTGGAGTCGAGATGTCTGAATTTTTAAGTCCTCCCCAGATCTCTCCTGTGCTGCAGTGAAGGCAGAAGCACATTTGTACAGGGATGACCTTAAAGCTGTAGGTCGAGGTACTCTCCTGCTTCCAGCTGCAGCCTCATCACCCAGTGCTGcagactctgctcctcttctcatcCACAAAGCATCTATTACTGATCAGACATCACAGTGACATGGGAGAATCTCTTCATTGGGAGAATCTCTTCATTGGCATATGTGAGAGGATACAATAGTTTATCGATAAACCAATCACGAGGCTTCCCATCTGCTCCTAAAGACACTGTCATGTTGACACCTTTCTTTAGGGACACTAAGCATCAGACGTATTCTTCTTTTCCCATTATAAGTCTGACAGTGGCAGCAGATGTGCCATGTGTAGTCCTGTCTCCCAGCTCCTGCTGTTCTGTTCGCTGCATGAGCTCTCTCTTCTCCGATTTACGTATTCAGAAAAAGACAATCACTTCAGGCTTTAAAATTCCATTTCTCGGATGTGGGCTTATTTCGGCTCCAAATATCTTAAGTAGAGTATATTTTTGTCCGAGGGGCTCAAACACGTCTCCGTAGATCTACCGTCTCCATCCGCCATCTTTACTCCGCTGTTTAGGAAGTGACGTCAGGTCGAGCCCCGCACACCGGAAGTGAGTGATCGGCTGATCACTATCCGCTCTGTTCTGTTCTCCTCTTCTGTTCTGTAGGACCAAGGCCACATCAGAACCCCCAAGCCCGGCTACGTGAGGACGGGTTTGTCTCACAGTGCGCTGGCATAAAGTATGTCCCATTAATACTCTGTTTAAGGTAAGAATCTTTTcatttggtgtgtgtttgaggtGAAGCTGCGAAGCTAACGTTGATGCGACATAATTCATTTGTACATCTGCGGTCTGCTGTGTCTGGTGCTGGGCCGTACGTTGTTTATGTGTTTCTCTGTCGTccatatatatagtctatggtcctTCACTAAAACTTCAGTTCTGAGTGATGCTCTCACTAGTTCTAGTCTAATCTCAGGCCGTGTCGTTTCTCCAGCGTCTTGTTGGAGATGTCGGGGAACAACCTTGTGCTGCCCATCGTGCTGTGGGGGCGCACGGCGCCTACCCACTGCATCAGCAGCCTGCTGGTGCTGGACGACTGCAGCGCAGTCATCACGGGCTGCCACGATGGACAGATTTGCCTGTGGGATATGACCCCGGAGCTGCAGGTACAGTCTGTTACACTATGCCCTTGTGGGTTTCTGCAGATGTCCTGCTCCTGTGtggaaatgtgcaaatgtgaaaGAGCACACACCTCTCATactgtccctgctcctctccacagatgtgtccCAGAGCCATGCTCTTTGGACACACTTCATCCATCACCTGTTTGGCCAAAGCCAGCGCCTGTGCAGACAAGCAGTACATCGTGAGCGCCTCAGAGAACGGGTGTGTGACAGGGTCTAACAGGGTCTAACAGGGTCCAACAGGGTCAGTGTTACATCTGTGTGACAGGGTCTGAGTGACAGGGTCATTGTACACCTGTGTGACAGTCTGTCTGTCTGACAGGGTGTTATTTTATGTGTGATGGGGTCTGACAGGGTCAGTGTTACACCTGTGTGACAGCATCTCATAGGGTCAAAGTTACATCTTTCTGACAGGGTCATTATcaacaaataaaggtttaagtatagtgactgaaggcttctaaaTAGAAGCTGTTTACAAATAAACAGTACTATTGATGAAAATCAGAAATTacgatttttcttttttttgctggtgtgtAGAGAGATGTGTCTATGGGATGTGAATGACGGCAGGTGCATTGAGTTCACCAAGTTGGCTTGTGCCCACGCTGACATCCAGGTAAAACATTTATCATTAAACTAAACTACATCAGTTTACACCATTTACCATGCATAAGAAACGTTTGTAAGCTTTTGTTGGAGATGTCGGGGAACAACCTTGTGCTGCCCATTGTGCTGTGGGGGCGCATGGCGGTGGAATAATAATACTTGGCAAATACCAaacatagttttacaccagtcaagcagtttgtgaagaaaagttgaaatatACAGAAATCCTAAAGTATGTTGAGGAcatccaaacaaacaaacaaaccatccAGACCATAGTGTGGATCCGGTCAAAGTTATCAGAGTGCCCGAattctgtattaaatatcattaGTCTGCGTTAGAGTCTACCTTAACCATAGAGTCCATGGGCTATTATGAACTAAAGGAGAtgccaaagcaaaaaaaaagggCATAATGTAAGCTTTTTAAACTGCTGTCCTCACCTTATGATTATCCTGCTACACAGTGTCTCAAATATGTACATATATGTACTTATCCCAGTTCTACCAGTTCACCATCGGGACACAGAAGGAGGGCCGGCTGCTGTGTAATGGGCACTACCCGGAGATCCTGGTGCTGGATGCCACCAGCCTGGAGGTGCTCTACTCCCTGGTGTCCAAGATCTCCCCCGACTGGATCAGTGCCATGAGCATCATCCGCTCTCACCGTACACAGGGTaagtcccccctccctctctacctctcttttgTGGAGGAAAAATCTCCCTCCCATTCCTCTGCTGTGGAGAACCTGGGCATTTCCATTAGTGACTGGGCCGAAGAACTTGCTACATTACAAAAGAAATCTGCTatgtaacaatattaattttagctgctcccatctgttttaattattatggGCCTATataatgctgtgatgtcatctgaattCCAGCAATAGAAGATActagatttactgtttttgaaagaaataaccaAACTTTATTATCCAGATCCATCAATGTTGTATCTTATCGTTTTTACAATTAGGATCCACAAAGTTTTCATTTCTTAAGAATCATGTCTGTGGGGTTGAATAATagcacaactttttttttttttgttcaattgtGCTCATTAAGAAGACACTGAACTTGGTTTCAGTTTTtgcttcatgtggataggcccagtaattacagatgtATTATGGTagacttctactgctactgcagcctggtttatggttcacCTTCTAACTCCTCAATAGACTCCAGTACATTTATAACTCTGCCACCTCCTCAGCCATACCTCCTCCTGTGAACATATCACCCCTGTgccctccactggctccccatcctCCAGTGCATCCAATTTAAGGTCCTCATGATTGTATACAAGTCCTTCCATAGCCTGGCCCCCACCTGCCTCTCTAAGCTTCTCCACCATCACACACCCACCCGTGCACTCCGATCAGGTGATGCCAACCTCTTGTCTGcccccatcaggactaaacctaagaCCTGGGGGGACAGGACCATCTCCACTGCTGCCCCCACCTTCTGGAACTCCCtgcccaaacacatcagagactcatccatactcaccatcttcaaaaaagACGATGCCTTGAAAACTCACCAAGTAAAAAATGACGTGGTCACAAATATTTGAAATCCGGCttgacatactgaacaaaaaagccaatgaggacGTGCCTCTatctgcaaccatgttacctttGTAACATAAGAAGTCAGTGAAATACACAGGGTTCAGACTACTGAagtttgttgtagactaaatagatacTCTACCCAGAAGACGGACTCATCCAAAAGCACAATAGAAAATGATGAAACCGTGGTGCCcacttaaaaagtcaaaatacattactcTAATGGAAGAAGACTCCAAACCTTTTTCAACATACAAAGATGAAACTTGGCATGAAAATAGCTAATGtcatgacaagtaaaaaaagtCTATTATGACCCCATCTTAAACccaacaggaagtcggccatattggacgGAACCCCATCTCTTACTTTTAACGTGGAAATGGAAATCTTTCAAAAATGCTTGAAAATTGCACACActattatgtattatattaatattatatattatattattgtttagatTTGTTATGAATTCTAAAATGTGAGTGTGGCTAATCTACAAATCAGTGGGAatttttaaaagcataaaaacatgCGCATTTCTCACAGGTGATGTTGAATTGAATTGGTCCCACTGAAACTTTTGTGTGCACTGATGACCTGAACACATCAATGTACAAGTTATTTAGCTATGATATAAAACTGCTCTACAGCGCTACCTTGAATTTTTGAATGGGAcccaaaaaatgactttgttacaaacatttcaaatttggcatggacatctgtATTGCCAtgttgaacaaaaaagtcaatgagtctattgttggccatattggattaaacccgggaatgacaaaagtgcacaccctcgcattcaggacatctcctcgcacagttttcatcacaaacacttcaaatttggccaaatcccactaaacccatgtgtgattaaagattatcaattacattttgattatgactttgggtgtggtcagggtgaattttgaacaaaatcgcaaattttggaatatttaaaaaaaatatttctttttcacacattttttgttgggaaaacgctaatacagcgtttatgcacatttgtgagctgaacgcaatgatatgcaaatctaggcactctctcacaaaatggctctctagcgccctcttcaaatttcattttcaaaaattcatagaagacaaccgatttgtcgtggacttgtgaaaaaattcacagaggCCTGTGaggtgatggggcacaatgtgagaaagtcacatgactgtagcttttatggtttaggagGAAAAACAatggttggaaaaaaaaaaatccattattattttgtggccggattgaagccacttttgaccccctgaactttaacaaaaagtcaattttattggatccaaaattcaaggttggtgaaaaatgtataattttgatgttcaaaaaaattaatgtatcaaaatgactcaatagcgccacctcaaaaatcaaaatatcataatacagcaatgagagaccatttttatcgtagacaaatgaaatttggtacaaacatagaaaacatcaagactagtaaaaaaaaaattatattatgggtCCATCCTAAACCCTAAaggaagttggccattgtgggcagaacccaattttttcaaaatttttactcttacatttgaattttttacgccatGGATtgtcattcaagaaacatgaaaattggtcaaaatgaactagacccacgagggattatagggaactctcttGCATTTTGccaagttataaaatgtgggtgtggccagcctgcaaagaaaaaaagcaaattttttgaaatattaaattgCACGTGAataaagacatacctctatttccaaccattCAGAAGTGAAAATGTtagaaatgctctcattggaatgaatggagtagta contains:
- the LOC117391793 gene encoding cyclin-G2-like; its protein translation is MDPVRLLKELKATYDQEELYLPKEAGLNLIEATQDSTGVSAKSRDSRVKDLLSLTRFFGYSTQTFVLAVNLLDRFLAMIRVRPKHLSCVGLGCLHLAAKACEQQCDVTPGEELIRISQSGFTLSDLSRMEAIIMGKLQPQHPTVTAATFLQLYHQITLAHCTHRRDILSLEKLEAQLKACLCRLSFSKAKPSVLALSLLIHEVETIQSDDMLEVATQIQRHLKIHEAELRCWGEQVARCLSVYASAQCTKPNHRSLQWVISRRTAHTLHSSRTVPELPTIPESAWDHSSEDSDTLSSGEESICSAEEPLS